The Candidatus Dormiibacterota bacterium genomic sequence GACTTGACGCGAATCACTTGTCGAAAAAAGGACTAATCACGGGCCGGTGCAAACAAGGGGACGGAGAGCCTCGCCAGGCCCCGCCCGGAGGTCCAAGCCGATGGTACTAATAAGAAGAGTCCTCCTTCTCGCCGGCTCTCTGCTCCTCGCCTTCAACATCCCGGTCTTCGCCCAGGCCACATCGGGTCTCAAGGGAAAAGTCGTCGACAAGGACGGCGCTCCGTTGCCGACGGCCCGGATCGTTCTCAAGAACGATTCCCTGGGAGTGAACCAGCAGACCGTAACGGACGCAAACGGTGAATTCCGCATCGCGCCGCTCGCGCCCGGAAAGGGCTACGTCCTGGAGGTCTCCTTCCCCCAGATGTCGACGATCCGGCAGGACGTCGAGGTCGTCCCCGGCAGGATGATGACCACAACGATCACCCTGCGTCCCGGCTCCGAGATGAAGGAGACGGTGAAGGTCACGGCGCAGGGTGAAGTCGTCAACACGGCGACGACCACCACCTCGACGGTCTTCAACTCCGAGTTCATCGAGGCCCTGCCGATCCTGGGCCGCAACTATCAGGACGTCCTGACGCTCGCCCCCGGCGTGTCGGACGTGGACGGCGACGGCAATCCGACGATCCACGGTTCGCGCGACACCGACGTCATCACTCTCGTGGACGGGGTCTCGACGAACGACCCGCTCACCGGGAAACGGGGGCAGGAGATCAACATCGACTCGATCCAGGAGATCGAAGTCAAGACGGCGGGAGCGACCGCCGAATACGGCCGGGGCCAGGGAGGGTTCGTCACTCTCGTCACCAAGTCGGGCGGGAACGAGTTCGAGGGGAAATTCAGCTTCTACTGGCGCGGCAAGACGTTCGACGGGGACGGAGCCGGGATCGACGACCCGAAGCTGCACGGCGGC encodes the following:
- a CDS encoding carboxypeptidase regulatory-like domain-containing protein is translated as MVLIRRVLLLAGSLLLAFNIPVFAQATSGLKGKVVDKDGAPLPTARIVLKNDSLGVNQQTVTDANGEFRIAPLAPGKGYVLEVSFPQMSTIRQDVEVVPGRMMTTTITLRPGSEMKETVKVTAQGEVVNTATTTTSTVFNSEFIEALPILGRNYQDVLTLAPGVSDVDGDGNPTIHGSRDTDVITLVDGVSTNDPLTGKRGQEINIDSIQEIEVKTAGATAEYGRGQGGFVTLVTKSGGNEFEGKFSFYWRGKTFDGDGAGIDDPKLHGGLGELGLRDLKFNDFTPFLSLGGPIKKDKAWYYFTAEYI